A window of Amycolatopsis australiensis contains these coding sequences:
- a CDS encoding GlxA family transcriptional regulator, whose translation MPRPSRKPVVPHRVAVVAVPPVGTFELSIPDLVLGGVTVAGTAGYEVVTCTAVPGVVEATGDLDVVVRHGLSAVANARTVIVTGTGAREDADPRVLAAIRRAAGRGARIASICTGAFVLAQAGLLNGRTATTHWRYAGELAERCPAGTIRPDVLFVEDGGIITSAGLAAGIDLCLHLVRSDYGAAVANAVARLAVVAPVRPGGQAQFIDAPAPPERGTSLAETRAWALERLAEPLTLADLARHANTSVRTLTRRFQAETALSPLQWLLQQRVDRARELLESTDLPLGEVARRSGIGTVDSLRQHLARKTGLTPTGYRASFTRNPEPSRRDG comes from the coding sequence ATGCCGCGCCCGTCCCGCAAGCCCGTCGTGCCGCACCGGGTCGCGGTCGTCGCCGTCCCGCCCGTCGGCACCTTCGAACTGTCCATTCCGGACCTGGTGCTCGGCGGGGTCACCGTGGCCGGGACCGCCGGCTACGAGGTGGTCACCTGCACCGCCGTGCCGGGCGTCGTCGAGGCCACCGGTGACCTGGATGTCGTGGTACGGCACGGATTGTCGGCCGTGGCGAACGCGCGGACCGTCATCGTCACCGGGACCGGCGCCCGCGAGGACGCCGATCCCCGGGTGCTGGCGGCGATCCGGCGGGCGGCAGGCCGGGGCGCGCGGATCGCGTCCATCTGCACCGGCGCGTTCGTGCTCGCGCAGGCCGGGCTGCTCAACGGCCGCACCGCAACGACGCATTGGCGCTACGCCGGCGAACTCGCCGAACGCTGCCCGGCCGGCACGATCCGGCCCGACGTGCTCTTCGTCGAAGACGGCGGCATCATCACTTCGGCCGGCCTGGCCGCCGGCATCGACCTCTGCCTGCACCTCGTGCGCTCGGACTACGGTGCCGCGGTCGCCAACGCGGTCGCGCGGCTCGCCGTGGTGGCCCCCGTCCGGCCGGGCGGGCAAGCGCAGTTCATCGACGCGCCCGCGCCGCCGGAACGCGGGACGTCGCTCGCCGAAACCCGCGCGTGGGCGCTGGAACGCCTGGCCGAACCGCTGACGCTGGCGGACCTCGCCCGGCACGCCAACACGAGCGTCCGGACCCTGACCCGCCGGTTCCAGGCCGAGACCGCGCTCAGCCCGTTGCAGTGGCTGCTCCAGCAACGCGTCGACCGCGCCCGCGAGCTGCTCGAGTCCACCGATCTCCCGCTCGGGGAAGTCGCCCGCCGCAGCGGCATCGGGACGGTGGATTCCCTCCGTCAGCACCTGGCGAGGAAGACGGGCCTGACGCCGACGGGCTACCGCGCGTCCTTCACCCGCAACCCGGAACCGTCCCGCCGCGACGGCTAG
- a CDS encoding FAD-dependent oxidoreductase has translation MTSPRQARIHVIGAGPGGLTCARILQRHGLTVTVHDREPGPDARNQGGTLDLHADNGQLALREAGLLDEFFALSRPEGQEMRQLNASGQLTFHYVPEAGELFKPEIDRGQLRDLLLGSLRPGTVRWGHALDRISGPPEGPRQLHFADGTTVEADLVIGADGAFSRVRPAVSTAVPGHTGVSFLEAWFSDVENRHPELAELVGPGSAGAADGSRGLFAQRNSGDHIRVYLIRRVPAGWIGERGLTIEDTEGIRAVLLQEYAHWAPNLRRLITDNDGPYVDRPIFALPVPHTWTSDPTVTLLGDAAHLMPPLGVGVNLAMLDASDLALALANASTVDAGIRAYEQTMLPRSTEMAKALEGGAEGLLSDELPDFGNEPGFQPGAARSA, from the coding sequence ATGACCTCACCCCGGCAAGCCCGCATCCACGTCATCGGCGCCGGACCCGGTGGCCTGACCTGCGCCCGCATCCTCCAGCGGCACGGCCTCACGGTCACCGTCCACGACCGCGAGCCCGGTCCCGACGCGCGCAACCAGGGCGGCACCCTCGACCTGCACGCCGACAACGGCCAGCTCGCGTTGCGCGAAGCCGGCCTGCTCGACGAGTTCTTCGCCCTGTCCCGCCCCGAGGGACAGGAGATGCGGCAGCTCAACGCGTCCGGGCAGCTCACGTTCCACTACGTCCCCGAGGCCGGCGAGCTGTTCAAGCCGGAGATCGACCGCGGTCAGCTGCGTGACCTGCTGCTCGGCTCCCTGCGCCCGGGAACCGTGCGGTGGGGCCACGCGCTCGACCGGATCAGCGGACCGCCGGAGGGCCCGCGGCAGCTGCACTTCGCCGACGGCACGACCGTCGAGGCCGACCTGGTCATCGGCGCCGACGGCGCGTTCTCCCGGGTCCGCCCGGCGGTGTCGACCGCCGTTCCCGGGCACACCGGCGTGAGCTTCCTGGAAGCGTGGTTCTCCGACGTCGAGAACCGGCACCCCGAGCTGGCCGAGCTGGTCGGCCCGGGCAGCGCCGGCGCGGCCGACGGCTCGCGCGGCCTGTTCGCCCAGCGCAACAGCGGCGACCACATCCGCGTCTACCTCATCCGGCGCGTCCCGGCCGGCTGGATCGGCGAGCGCGGGCTGACGATCGAGGACACCGAAGGCATCCGCGCCGTCCTGCTCCAGGAGTACGCGCACTGGGCGCCGAACCTACGCCGGCTGATCACCGACAACGACGGACCGTACGTCGATCGCCCGATCTTCGCCCTTCCGGTGCCGCACACCTGGACGTCCGACCCGACGGTGACCCTGCTCGGCGACGCCGCGCACCTGATGCCACCGCTCGGCGTCGGCGTCAACCTCGCCATGCTCGACGCGAGCGACCTGGCACTGGCGCTCGCGAACGCGTCCACTGTGGACGCCGGGATCCGCGCCTACGAGCAGACCATGCTGCCCCGCTCGACGGAGATGGCCAAGGCCCTCGAAGGCGGCGCCGAGGGCCTGCTGTCCGACGAGCTCCCGGACTTCGGGAACGAACCCGGTTTCCAGCCCGGCGCCGCTCGATCGGCCTGA
- a CDS encoding STAS domain-containing protein codes for MSSMSLPRPRDPRRRPAASFAVARTAGASVVTVAGELDLTVTDRFAALLADELDRRPPVLVCDTSAVEFCAARVVTILLDAVADATAVGVPLAVAGRRRALLRPITALGLGDRLPVHRTVGEALAWLARSPAGSKRE; via the coding sequence ATGTCGTCGATGTCCCTGCCCCGCCCGCGAGATCCGCGCCGCCGCCCGGCGGCGTCCTTCGCGGTGGCCAGGACAGCCGGCGCCAGCGTGGTCACCGTGGCGGGCGAACTCGACCTCACCGTCACCGACCGGTTCGCCGCGCTGCTGGCGGACGAACTCGACCGGCGGCCACCGGTGCTGGTCTGCGACACGTCGGCGGTGGAGTTCTGCGCCGCCCGCGTCGTGACGATCCTGCTCGACGCCGTCGCCGACGCCACCGCGGTGGGGGTGCCGCTCGCCGTCGCCGGCCGGCGCCGGGCCCTGCTGCGCCCGATCACCGCGCTCGGGCTCGGGGACCGCCTGCCGGTGCACCGCACTGTCGGGGAAGCCCTGGCGTGGCTCGCGCGGTCGCCGGCCGGTTCGAAGCGGGAATGA
- a CDS encoding alpha/beta fold hydrolase, with product MFRNAKATAVAALFCAVAVPVLAACDEAEEPAPISGTTKITVEGRSVNVSCSGEPDEDRPVVVLLAGLGDGLDKLAGFQKTLSEKGRVCSYDRLGEGASDRPDGPQTFDSSGKILTGVLDRVAGHRPVVLAGHSLGGLIAARYAPAHRDRVAGLVLMDATPSTIVADTNAAIPASATGQAAELRAQSVAVYSGQNPENLTVQDGEVGSAGDVPVEVIQHGQPYLAAVPQYGEALEKAWAEGQHKWLRLSSRSKPVTAPNSGHYIYVDQPDVAVEAVRRVTAEAE from the coding sequence ATGTTTCGCAATGCCAAGGCAACCGCTGTCGCCGCTCTGTTCTGCGCGGTCGCCGTGCCGGTGCTGGCCGCCTGTGACGAGGCCGAGGAGCCGGCCCCGATCTCCGGTACCACGAAGATCACCGTCGAGGGCCGGTCGGTGAACGTGTCCTGCTCGGGCGAGCCCGACGAGGACCGGCCGGTCGTCGTCCTGCTGGCCGGCCTCGGCGATGGTCTGGACAAGCTGGCCGGGTTCCAGAAGACGCTCAGCGAAAAGGGCCGGGTCTGTTCCTACGACCGGCTCGGCGAAGGCGCGAGTGACCGGCCGGACGGCCCGCAGACCTTCGACAGCAGCGGGAAGATCCTCACCGGCGTGCTGGACCGCGTGGCCGGGCACCGCCCGGTGGTGCTGGCCGGGCACTCCCTCGGCGGCCTGATCGCCGCCCGGTACGCGCCGGCTCACCGGGACCGGGTCGCGGGCCTGGTGCTGATGGACGCCACGCCGTCGACCATCGTCGCCGACACGAACGCGGCGATCCCGGCGTCGGCCACCGGGCAGGCGGCCGAGCTGCGCGCGCAGAGCGTGGCCGTCTACAGCGGCCAGAACCCGGAGAACCTGACCGTCCAGGACGGTGAGGTCGGGTCCGCCGGCGACGTTCCGGTCGAGGTGATCCAGCACGGGCAGCCGTACCTCGCGGCCGTTCCGCAGTACGGCGAGGCGCTGGAGAAGGCGTGGGCCGAAGGTCAGCACAAGTGGCTGCGGCTGTCCAGCCGCAGCAAGCCGGTCACCGCGCCCAACAGCGGGCACTACATCTACGTCGACCAGCCCGACGTCGCCGTGGAGGCCGTCCGGCGCGTCACCGCCGAAGCGGAATGA
- a CDS encoding PhzF family phenazine biosynthesis protein, with translation MIGPVTLVRACLRDGSGGSPTAVLADASLTDAERRQVPGLAGASHAVFVSGDSRPALRFFTSEGELPACGHGTVAALAVLAQRAGKSGYQTTLHAGGRVFDGWATADARRITAAFDPGPVQLRAPAAGECDHVLSALGLEKDSGVRVASVGRPRLLVPVADTARLAALTPDFAALRAACDDLGLLGCYVHSPPDPGGRLAARMFAPSIGVPEDIANANSTACLAAHLAGQGIPAITVDMGDAVGSPATITATTRPGPAGTVTVRVGGDAAFPYPSRSRPGSP, from the coding sequence ATGATCGGCCCGGTCACCCTCGTCCGGGCGTGCCTGCGCGACGGCTCGGGTGGCAGCCCCACCGCCGTCCTCGCCGACGCGTCGCTCACTGACGCCGAGCGTCGCCAGGTGCCCGGTCTGGCCGGCGCGTCCCACGCCGTCTTCGTGTCCGGGGACAGCCGACCCGCCCTTCGCTTCTTCACCAGCGAAGGCGAGCTGCCCGCGTGCGGCCACGGGACCGTCGCCGCGCTGGCCGTCCTCGCCCAGCGTGCCGGGAAATCCGGTTATCAAACCACTCTCCACGCGGGCGGGCGCGTCTTCGACGGCTGGGCCACCGCGGACGCACGGCGGATCACCGCCGCGTTCGACCCCGGGCCGGTGCAGTTGCGCGCACCCGCCGCCGGGGAGTGCGACCACGTCCTGTCCGCACTGGGCCTGGAAAAGGACTCCGGCGTGCGAGTGGCTTCGGTCGGACGGCCACGGCTGCTCGTTCCCGTCGCGGACACCGCCCGGCTCGCCGCGCTCACCCCGGACTTCGCCGCCCTGCGTGCCGCCTGCGACGATCTCGGGCTGCTCGGCTGTTACGTCCACTCGCCGCCCGATCCGGGCGGACGGCTCGCCGCCCGGATGTTCGCGCCCTCGATCGGGGTGCCCGAGGACATCGCCAACGCCAACAGCACCGCCTGCCTCGCCGCCCACCTGGCCGGCCAGGGCATTCCCGCCATCACGGTCGACATGGGCGACGCCGTCGGCAGCCCCGCGACGATCACCGCCACCACGCGGCCCGGCCCGGCGGGAACGGTGACGGTGCGGGTGGGCGGAGACGCGGCTTTCCCGTACCCCTCCCGTAGCCGCCCTGGCTCACCGTGA
- a CDS encoding TetR/AcrR family transcriptional regulator, with translation MSPPGRRERKKAATRQAIADAALQLFLARGYDQVSIRDIADAADVSTTTVFKHFSGKEALVFDQDADREARLVAAVRERAPGESVLDALRRHVLASWLPIAEHPQAAEFTELVDATPALRAYAERMWTRHAGSLGAAIAAEIGAGADDLACVALARFVLEIPALAHGRPDRRAAVETLFDLLARGWDSHEPAPGS, from the coding sequence GTGTCTCCTCCCGGCCGTCGCGAACGCAAGAAGGCGGCCACCCGCCAGGCGATCGCCGACGCCGCGCTGCAGCTGTTCCTGGCCCGCGGCTACGACCAGGTGAGCATCCGCGACATCGCCGACGCGGCCGACGTGTCGACCACGACGGTCTTCAAGCACTTCAGCGGCAAGGAAGCGCTGGTGTTCGACCAGGACGCGGACCGGGAGGCCCGGCTGGTCGCCGCCGTGCGGGAACGCGCGCCCGGCGAGAGCGTCCTCGACGCCCTCCGCCGGCACGTCCTCGCCAGCTGGCTGCCGATCGCGGAGCACCCCCAGGCGGCCGAGTTCACCGAGCTGGTGGACGCCACGCCGGCACTGCGCGCGTACGCCGAACGCATGTGGACCCGCCACGCCGGCAGCCTCGGCGCGGCCATCGCGGCGGAGATCGGCGCCGGCGCCGACGATCTCGCCTGCGTGGCGCTCGCCCGGTTCGTCCTCGAGATCCCGGCCCTCGCCCACGGCCGTCCGGACCGCCGGGCCGCGGTCGAGACCCTCTTCGACCTGCTCGCCCGCGGCTGGGATTCCCACGAGCCGGCTCCGGGCTCGTAG